TAAGGTATAGAGTAGCATTATAATTTTTATTAGTCTATTAAAATCTTTTAATTTTTAGGTTAAATTTTTGCATAATAATCTAATGTTGATGTAAAATTATTACATTCCTTACTTATGGTTATAATCAATAATAAATCTTATTCAAAAAGGATACATAAAAAGTCTTGTAAGCGTTATTATTACTAGCATTACAAGCTGTTTTCTGGTATAATCTCAATAGAGATTCAACTAACAGAAATTAATTAAACTTCATGTGTCAGTAGCTGTTGCTAATAAGTCTAAGCCTTTTCTTCATTGGATTGGTAGTAAACGAAGAATTGTTAATAAATTAATAGAACATCTTCCTCAAGGTCCACACTATAATTACTATGAACCATTCCTTGGTGGAGGTGCTTTATTTTTTCAAGTTAGGCATCTTTTTAAACAATGTTTTTTGTCTGACATCAATCTTGATTTAATTACTAGCTATAATGCTGTTAAAAATAATCCTAATGAGGTCAATAGATTACTGAGTTTATATCACAAACATCATTCAAAGGATTATTATTATAAAGTTAAAAACAAATATAGTAATAATCCGAATGAAATTACCGCAAAATTTATATATCTTAATAAATATTCTTTTAGAGGAATTTATAGAGTCTACAAAAACGGACAATCTGCTCAAACATTTTCTGGTGAATGCTACATTAAACTCCACATTGCATCTAGAATAAACCAATGCAGCAACCTTTTACATGGTGTATCAATTTATGCTACAGATTTTTCATTTATAGAGCCTCAACAAAATGACTTTGTTTATTTCGATCCTCCTTACCATAAATCTGGAGAACAGTTCTATAATAGTCTTCCATTTGATGAAAAAGATCAAATTAGATTACGGGATTTTGTCCAAGAATTAACAAATAAAGGTGTTAAGATTATGATCTCAAATAATAATACTGCCTTTATTAGAGACTTATACAAAGATTTTAATATCAATACCGTTACAGTCGTATACTCAATCAATGAACAACGCAATCCTGTTAATGAGCTAATCATTACTAACTATAAAACTTGCTAGTTATTAAATGTGAACCCGCAATCCAAATCGTATATGAATAGGAAGTGGTCTATAGTTAGCAATTGTGCTACATTCAATGTCTAAATATGTATCTCTTGATAAATTTATTGTTGTACCAACTCCGTCTAAATATGTATCTCTTGATAAGTTTATTGTTGTACCAACTCCTAAGTCTATACCAGTACCGCTATCACCATTGAAAACTGATACTAGGCCACCTGTAACAAAAATTGATGCTTTGTTACCTTCAATTATATTATAATAATAATTTCCTTGAACAAAGTTATCTCTACAGTTGTGATGACACATAAATCCTAATCTTACATCCATTCTGTGCCGATCTAATCTATAACCAACTCCAGCTTCTAATGTGTCGTAGTTAGTAGCAATACCAGTTGAAAATTTTATATAGAATTGTGAAGTATCAATACTATCTTTGAAAGCATTGAAGTTTACATTATTATTCGCTGTACATATCGATGGTGAAGATAATACAACGAATGCTAACATAACTGCATAACACGGTTGTAAAGGTGATTTCAAAATACTCATAGCAGTTCTATCTAATTACAATATTTTTATGAAGCTTAATATTAATTGTATTCTGCGTCAACTTTCTTTATTAGCATTAACATATTAGCTATCTGTTAAAACCTAATACCATGGGACTGATTGTTCCGTTAGAAAGTTGAATACATCTGCATTACCGCTTTTAGCAGCGTAATCTATAGGAGTCATGCCGTTATCATCTTTTGCATCAATATCAGCACCATAATCAATCAAAAGCTGTATAACATCTATGATTTCATTACGAACAGCGATATGTAGTAGTGTTTCTCCTTCATCATATTTTTTATTAATACCAGTAGAATTATGTTTTAGCATAATTGCTAAAGGTTCTATACATCTGCATTCAACAGCATCAGATAAAGGTGTATTACCTTGATTATTTTCGATATTTACATCAGCATTATATTTTAGCAGTAATGCTATATGATCATTGCAATAGATAGGATATTTTTCGAAAAATTCATAATATACTTGAATTGTGTCAACAACAAGATGTAAAGCAGTGTGCCCATCATTATCTTGTGCGTTTACGTTAGCTCCATTGCTTAGTAAAAGCTCGGCAATAGGTAGATTCTTATATTTCAAAGCAACAGATAAAGCTGTAGTACCGTTTTTATATTTTGAATTGACAAGTGTACTATCCTTATTAATAAGCTGCTTCACTTTTTTAATATCACCATCTTGAATAGCGCTATGTAAGGAATATTTAGCCTTAGATTCGAATATCATATATTTAATCCTTTTATTCTCAATTATTTACCACATTTTAACTAGCATGAAGTTTACAATATTCGCTTAAGCGTTCTCCAATCTCTGGTAGTTTAAGGTATTCAGCAAGAGCTATAAATTCTTGCTGAGTTTCAAATATTATTTCTTGCCTTTTGTGAGGAGGTTTGATGAATATAGTTGTAATATTATGGAATCTATCAAAAAGTTTGATCAGTAATAGTTCTGTTTTATTTTGGCTGCGTAATATTTGTATCATTTCCATAGCACTGATTTTCTTATTATCCCTAACTCTGGTAAGGTCTGAAACCTGTTCTGCAATATTAGCGCCAAATTCGTACCTTATTCTTTCTTTAGTTAGTTTTGTGTCTTCAAGTGTATCATGTAGTGTTGCAGTAATAATTGTATCTGTTTCAAAGCTGTAGTCTGATACCATGTAGGCTACTTCTAATGGATGTGTGTAGTAGAGTTCTCCAGTATCTCTCTTTTGCTGGCCATGATATTTTTTAGCGTAAAGTATTGCTTTTTCAACTCTATCAAGATCAATTTTGGTGTTAAATCTTATGTTGGTTCTGAACAGCTTATTTATTAAGCTTTCACTATAAAAATCTATCATTGTCCACCTCTAAATGGTTATTAATAAATTATACCATAATTTAAACTTTTTGTATACTCCAATCCCAGATAAAAACTGGAAAAGAAGCAAATTAAATTATAAATTTTTGGATTTAGTTATCACGATGCCAAAAACCAATCTTAAGATGTTAAAATTTGATAAGCCATATCTGCTTCAAAGACTCCAGCTATTTTACGCTTCAACTGAGCCTTCATACTACGATCTGTACCAGATTCAATATTTGCTAGATACTGTTCTTTAAATCTTCCTACATCATTAAATCTAAAATTTCCACTATTAGCCTGATCAGTAGTTAGTAATTCATTTGCTAAGGCTTTTGCCATATAGTTTAGCACTGCTATCTTATTTGCAAAATGACGGTTTGGATATTTATTTGATAACTTCAACAGTAATTGATTTATGAAGTATATGTTGAAGCTTCTACTAAACATACGTTGTAGTATAACTGCATCTTCTGGTGTTAGTGGATAATAATCTGCTAGTCTTTTTCTTTTGGGATAGCATTCATTCTTTTCAACCTCTGAATCTTTAGTAATAGCTGGAGTTGCTAACTCACTATTTTGCTCATAATCCTTGTTTGATGGCTTATCATTACTAACATCACTAAGCTCATAGAAATTCAAATTCTGTTGTTGATCTTCTTTTTCATTTTCTACTAACTCAATTTCTATAAAATCATCAGATTCCGTATATTTAAACTTCAAATTTTGCTGTTGATCTTCATTAGACCTCTTTCGAAACTGGTTAAGGTAGTTCAAAATTATAAATGCCAGAGATCAAATTAAATCTAAGAGAGAATCTTTTACGTCTATTTCGATATTTGTCAGCAATAATTTTGAAGCGTTTTAGTATACCAATAACGTTTTCATTCACAACTCTTGCTACTGCTAACCTATGATTATTCTTTTTATCATTTTTAGTTAAAGGATTTTTCTTGCTTTTTTTCTTTGGTAATTCAGAATTATTGTGAATTTTTTGTATGCCTTGATATCCTGTATCAGTAATCACTTTTACCTTAGGATGGATAAGAATTTTGGATTTCTTAAATAATCTAAAGTCATGTTTTTTACCGTTAGAAAAATCTGTACATATTACTTGCGCGTTTTCTTATCTACCACTATTTGAGTTTTTAGTGTATGCCTTTTCTTCTTTCCTGAATAATAGAATTTTTGTTTTTTTAGGTCTTTCTATAGGACTCTCAGTATCATCAATCAAGACTACTTCATAATTCATATCACTCTTCATTAAAGCTTTACGGCCTGGAAGAGCAAAGTTTTGGTGTTTAACTAGGCTGTCTTCTACCCATTTTACAGCTTTATATGCTGAACTTTCACTAATTCCATAGTTCTGACCTATATGGAAATAAGTACGGTATTCTCTAAGGTATTCTAACACCATCAGCAACTGTTCCTCCAAATTGAGCTTATTTTTACGTCCACCTTTTGATTTCTTAAGACCATCAGCTTTCCTCAAAATATCCACCATCTTTGAAAATGTCCTCTTCCTTACTCCTGTTAATCAACGAAATTTTTCATCCTTTAACTCTTTAATCTGATCTAATTTCATTATTACTTCAAATTAGATTTTTATAACACCATTCTACATCATTCTCTAGTTTCGAAAGAAGTCTATTTTTATTTTGATCATTCTCTATTAACTTATCTTCAGTAGATCTAGATCTATTATTATTTTTTTTATTATTATTATATCTATATATGTAGCTGCAATTTTTTGCAGGTTCACCTGCAAATTCTTGCAAATTGATGTGAAAATTTTTTTGTTGTAGAAGGACAATTTTTTCTTCTTTTTTTTCTTTTTCAGTAAAACGCTGAAAATTTTTTAGAAGTTTTACACAAAGAACATTACGTACCTTGAGATTGCCTTTAATTATTGTTCTATTTTCAACTTTAATAAAACCTGCATTGCTTAATTCAACCAAGCATTGTCTAACTCTGCGGTAACGAAGGTTTAACTCATTTTCAAAAAAGTAATAACTTTCCTGTAATTCATCTATATCTTTGTTGTAATAGATATGTAGTCTAAATACTATAAATGATAAAAGCTGTTTAGATGTCTTGCTTAAAGCTTTAGCATTATCGCCAATCAGATCTTTCCATTCTGCTGGAACAAAATTTCCAATAAAACGATAAAAGACAGTTGCATTATTGCTACTGTTATTATTAGTAATTTTGCAATTATTGCTTGCGAAATTACGCAAATCTCGCACCATTTCAACCTCTAAAAATGTCAGGTATAGCAGGTGATTTAGGCAATTTTTGCTATCAAAAACCACATTTTTTTAGCACAAATGTAGCAATTTTGTAGCTACGCTCGAAATTTAACGCTCTGAAAGGCTTATAATAACTTAAGTAGTTTTAAACTATACATCTATATCGTCTAAAGTTGCAACCAAAAAACATGGCAATGCTTTTATTTATATATTAATTGAAGCTCAATCAACCGTCGATTATTGGACAGCTCTGCGGTTATGGAGATACACATTGTTATTGTGCGAAAGGCATAAGAAAGAAAAAACTAAATTACCATTAGTGTATAATTTAGTGATCTACAACGGCAAAGAAGTCTACAATGCACCTAGGAATTTGTGGGATTTATTTACCGATTCAATGATAGCTAAGCAATTAATGACCTCTGACTATCAATTAGTCGATTTGCAAAGTATGTCGAATGATAAAATTGTTAGGAAAAAGCATATAGATACCGTGATAAGAATCAAGAAAAGAAATAATAATTTTATAAAAAAGATGTAAGTTTTTATAAAATTATTATTTCTGATTGATTAAAACATTAGGATTAAAAGGAGAATTATGCTTTAAAACACCATAAATGATATGTAATAACTTACGCATAGCGGCAATAAGGATAAGCATTTTGGGTTTGCCAGTATCAGACAAACGTTGAGAAAATTGCTTGATAATACAATTATGTCTTAAGGCAGACATAGCAGGCATATAAAAAGACTTACGTAGATCTGAATTACCAGTTCTAGAGATTATACTAGCCCCCCGCACGGAACTGCCAGATTGACGATGCTTAGGATTAAGACCTACAAAAGCTACAACTTGTTTAGCAGAACTAAATTTCTCAATATCTGCTAAAAAAGCAAGAACTACAGCCTGTGTTTTTGCTCCTATGCCTGGTATTGACTCAAGCCTTATTATGAAGATCTGTGTTATTTTTAATATGGTCATTGATTAGTTGTTCAATTTCTTTAATTTGCGTTTCAAGAAATTCAATATGCATTTGAATATTATTAGCAATTGCTTTAGAAGCTCCTTCTAATCTATTTGTTTCTTGTGTTTTATGCTTAATTAAAACATTCAGGCGATTAACTAGCTGCTGTAGTTCTTGAATATAAAGAGGCTGTGGATACCATGCTTCCGGTTTCATTGCTTTGCAAAAATCTGCTATTAATACACTGTCTGCTTTATCTGTTTTTGTACGACTAAGTTTACTCATTGCAAAACCTTTAATACGGGCAGGATTTACTACGCTTACTTTATAACCATAATCGTACAGATATTTAGCTAAATTTTTCCAGTAGATACCTGTTGCTTCCATACAAACATGTCCAGTTCCTCTGCTTTTTAACCATGTTACTAATTTGTTAAACCCTTCAGAATTATTATTAAATTTTCTTGTTTGAACTTTATTATTAATTAACACAGCTGCATCAAATGTCTCTTTAGAAACGTCAATTCCTACAATTATACTATTCATAATCACCAAATTTTATGTTAAATATCTCAAAACCAACCTTGTAAATACAGGCTTTTTGCCTAAGAATACCGTCCGGTTTTTAATTAAAAAAGCTAGTTACTTATCTATAGAACAGGCTATTAGCCTTAGGAACGCTACTGTATACTAGCTTTCTTTTGTGCTATTGCTATAATCTTTTATTTTATTGCAATTTCACTTATTTTTATCATACAAGGAATGCTCGAATATATGCTAAAGCACATTCATCAACGAGATATGTTAAAGCTTTGGAAAGAGTTTCTAATAAAGTTCAAACATGTTTTAATACTTGATAAAGAAAAAGGTTATGTTTACCTAAGATCATTTTTATGGTATACTGATACTAAATTACTAGAGAGTCAGCAACCAGAATTAGAGCAGGTTCTGGCTAAGAACATTGCCTAATAATAAAGCTGCAAAGACGTATCAAATATAAAGAAGAAAAAATGTTAATTTTTATTAACTTCTACACTTTATATAACCTACTATTAACTTATGTTAACTTTTATTAATATTTATAATTAATCTTCAACTTTAACTATAAATATATTTGCAATATTTGTCAATATAACAAAAAAATTAATGCGAAAGGTAGAAAATAGGTAGAAAAAAAATCAGGAAATTTGGGGTCAGTTTTCAATCTAAAGGTTAAGATGATGGATGAAAAATATATACCAACCTAGAGTTGGTAAGGCGGCTTGGAAGTAGGTATGTTATAAATAAATTAGTATAAAAATTTTATTCAAATAAAGAGAATAATATAGATACTTTGTTTAGGTAATTGTAATATATATTAATATATATTAATATATGGTGTAATTATGAAATCAATAACATTAAAGTTAACAAATAAGTTAATAAGAAAAATAAAAATTCCGACTAAAAGAACATCAACAATCCAGGATAAAGTTGAACCAGAACTTAAACTAAGAATATCACATACAGGAAGAAAAACATGGTCTTTTGAAAAAAAATTTAGAAAAGAAGGGATAAAAATAAAGATAGGAGTATTTCCAGATTTATCTATTAAAGAAGCCAGAAAAATAGCAAGAGAATTAAAGAGATTAATGACGAACGGAATAGATTCAAGAGAAGTAAAATGTTAACAACAGATAGAAGAAAATGAGAATCGTATAAAAGAAAGACAAGAGATTACATTCAAAGAGCTGTGTTATAAGTATATTGAAGAGTATGCCAAAATATATACTATAAACTTGCAGAAAGATACTGCAAGAATACATAATTATGGGAAACTGTTATTTTAAAAAAGATAAGTGATATTAAAAGTAATGATATTGAACAAATATTCAATGATATCAGCAAAGAGGGAAAATATGCCACAGCAAATGCATTGCTAGCAACCTTACGCACTATATTTAATAAGGCAATAAAATGGAGATTAATAGAAAACAATCCTACTCTAGGAATAGAGCCGCATAAAATGCAAGCAAGAGAAAGACGTCTAAGTTACGATGAAATGAGTAAATTTTTACACGTATTATGTGGAGAAGCAACTCCATTGATAAGAGAT
This genomic interval from Orientia tsutsugamushi contains the following:
- a CDS encoding DNA adenine methylase; protein product: MSVAVANKSKPFLHWIGSKRRIVNKLIEHLPQGPHYNYYEPFLGGGALFFQVRHLFKQCFLSDINLDLITSYNAVKNNPNEVNRLLSLYHKHHSKDYYYKVKNKYSNNPNEITAKFIYLNKYSFRGIYRVYKNGQSAQTFSGECYIKLHIASRINQCSNLLHGVSIYATDFSFIEPQQNDFVYFDPPYHKSGEQFYNSLPFDEKDQIRLRDFVQELTNKGVKIMISNNNTAFIRDLYKDFNINTVTVVYSINEQRNPVNELIITNYKTC
- a CDS encoding ankyrin repeat domain-containing protein, coding for MIFESKAKYSLHSAIQDGDIKKVKQLINKDSTLVNSKYKNGTTALSVALKYKNLPIAELLLSNGANVNAQDNDGHTALHLVVDTIQVYYEFFEKYPIYCNDHIALLLKYNADVNIENNQGNTPLSDAVECRCIEPLAIMLKHNSTGINKKYDEGETLLHIAVRNEIIDVIQLLIDYGADIDAKDDNGMTPIDYAAKSGNADVFNFLTEQSVPWY
- a CDS encoding HD domain-containing protein, which gives rise to MIDFYSESLINKLFRTNIRFNTKIDLDRVEKAILYAKKYHGQQKRDTGELYYTHPLEVAYMVSDYSFETDTIITATLHDTLEDTKLTKERIRYEFGANIAEQVSDLTRVRDNKKISAMEMIQILRSQNKTELLLIKLFDRFHNITTIFIKPPHKRQEIIFETQQEFIALAEYLKLPEIGERLSEYCKLHAS
- a CDS encoding Arm DNA-binding domain-containing protein; protein product: MKSITLKLTNKLIRKIKIPTKRTSTIQDKVEPELKLRISHTGRKTWSFEKKFRKEGIKIKIGVFPDLSIKEARKIARELKRLMTNGIDSREVKC
- a CDS encoding tyrosine-type recombinase/integrase — its product is MLATLRTIFNKAIKWRLIENNPTLGIEPHKMQARERRLSYDEMSKFLHVLCGEATPLIRDFALLALYTGARKSNVLEMEWDNIDFKRKIWHIPKN